One genomic window of Leptospira paudalimensis includes the following:
- a CDS encoding aldo/keto reductase → MKQQLTLGTVQFGLNYGVSNSVGKVNPKEVESILDFAYENGISELDTAVAYGDSEIILGKLINARFKVSTKLPKLDLENHKNVREWTKSQIESSLERLNLSQIETLFLHDVSILFSPNAIEVYETIQDFVSKGIIRKFGLSIYSHHDLEKIPSYVEYNRIQCPINVFDRSLESSGWMDSLHLKGIEIQARSIFLQGILLMKKETRPKYFSKWSGLFEKWDKAIEKNQISPALFCILFIKSLTKVSNVVFGVESKSQLSEIISHFNETRTLQFMDELSSYDEDLIYPFRWQLK, encoded by the coding sequence ATGAAACAACAGTTAACTTTAGGAACCGTTCAGTTTGGTCTAAACTATGGAGTTTCTAATTCGGTAGGGAAAGTAAACCCAAAAGAAGTAGAATCTATTTTAGATTTTGCTTATGAGAATGGAATCTCGGAGTTAGATACGGCAGTTGCTTATGGAGACAGTGAAATCATTTTAGGTAAACTAATCAACGCCAGATTTAAGGTATCCACCAAACTACCTAAACTGGATTTAGAAAATCATAAGAATGTCCGCGAATGGACCAAATCTCAAATTGAATCTTCTTTAGAAAGATTAAACCTAAGTCAAATCGAAACACTATTTTTACATGATGTATCAATATTATTTAGTCCGAATGCTATAGAAGTTTATGAAACCATTCAAGACTTTGTATCCAAAGGAATCATTCGTAAATTTGGTTTGAGTATTTATAGTCATCACGATTTGGAAAAAATTCCCAGTTATGTTGAATACAATCGAATCCAATGTCCTATCAATGTATTTGATCGTTCGTTAGAGTCGAGTGGATGGATGGATTCTTTACACTTGAAAGGAATTGAAATCCAAGCACGTTCCATTTTTTTACAAGGTATTCTCTTGATGAAAAAAGAGACTAGGCCCAAGTATTTTTCTAAGTGGTCGGGTTTGTTTGAAAAATGGGATAAGGCAATTGAGAAAAACCAGATATCTCCCGCACTCTTCTGTATTCTTTTTATAAAATCTCTGACAAAAGTATCGAATGTTGTTTTTGGTGTAGAATCAAAAAGCCAATTATCAGAAATCATCTCCCATTTTAATGAAACTCGAACATTACAATTTATGGATGAACTTTCTTCTTATGATGAAGACTTAATTTACCCATTCCGTTGGCAATTAAAATGA
- the pseC gene encoding UDP-4-amino-4,6-dideoxy-N-acetyl-beta-L-altrosamine transaminase: protein MIPYGRQDISQADIDRVVEVLKGDFLTQGPMVPKFEAAVAAGSQVNHAVAVNSATSALHIACLALGVGPGDYVWTSPNSFVASSNCALYCGAKVDFVDIDKDTYNLSVEALELKLIQAEKQGTLPKVVIPVHFAGQAPEMDKIHNLSKKYGFKIIEDASHAIGASYKGKPVGNCEYSDITIFSFHPVKIITTGEGGMALTNDEKIYASLYRLRSHGITRDVNQMVNLPHGPWYYEQIELGFNYRMTDIQAALGYSQYQRLNEFVSKRHQIANTYFELFKNKPVILPKQMPDSYSSFHLFVLQLKLEELESSQTQIFERFRNSGILVNLHYIPIYRQPYYSKMGFKIEDYPNMEEYYSRALSIPMYPGLTNDQLKEIVLRLTTPIGHQTLF, encoded by the coding sequence ATGATTCCATACGGTAGACAGGATATATCACAAGCTGATATCGATCGAGTTGTTGAAGTATTAAAAGGTGATTTTTTAACACAAGGACCGATGGTTCCAAAATTCGAAGCAGCTGTTGCCGCTGGTTCACAAGTGAATCATGCTGTGGCGGTAAATAGTGCAACTTCAGCTTTACATATCGCTTGTTTGGCTCTTGGTGTTGGACCTGGAGATTATGTTTGGACAAGTCCTAATAGTTTTGTTGCTAGTTCAAACTGCGCTTTGTATTGCGGAGCAAAAGTAGATTTTGTTGATATTGATAAAGATACCTATAATCTTTCAGTCGAGGCTTTAGAGTTAAAACTCATCCAAGCTGAAAAACAAGGTACTTTACCAAAGGTTGTGATTCCAGTTCACTTTGCGGGCCAAGCTCCGGAGATGGATAAAATTCACAATTTATCCAAAAAGTATGGTTTTAAAATCATTGAGGATGCTTCACACGCAATCGGTGCATCCTATAAAGGTAAACCTGTCGGAAATTGTGAGTATAGCGATATCACAATCTTTAGCTTTCACCCCGTAAAGATCATCACAACGGGTGAAGGTGGAATGGCACTTACAAATGATGAGAAGATTTATGCATCACTTTATAGACTTCGTAGTCATGGAATCACGCGTGATGTAAACCAGATGGTGAATTTACCACATGGCCCATGGTATTATGAACAAATTGAACTTGGATTTAATTATAGAATGACTGATATCCAAGCTGCACTTGGTTATAGTCAATACCAAAGGTTAAATGAATTTGTGAGCAAACGTCATCAAATTGCGAATACATACTTTGAACTTTTTAAAAATAAACCGGTCATTTTACCGAAACAAATGCCAGATTCATATTCTTCATTTCATTTATTTGTTCTTCAATTGAAACTAGAAGAATTGGAATCCTCTCAAACCCAAATTTTCGAGAGATTTCGAAACTCAGGCATTTTGGTAAACCTTCATTATATTCCTATTTATCGTCAGCCATACTATTCCAAGATGGGATTCAAAATTGAAGACTACCCAAACATGGAAGAGTATTATAGCCGTGCCTTGAGTATCCCAATGTATCCAGGGCTAACGAACGACCAATTAAAAGAAATTGTTTTAAGGCTTACGACACCCATAGGTCACCAGACACTTTTTTAA